One Curtobacterium herbarum genomic window carries:
- a CDS encoding MarR family winged helix-turn-helix transcriptional regulator, giving the protein MSEQDEHDAMDLMTAFDAVVRANASLVGQLSARAGVHESGLRALVLISDTGYSTPTEVAGFLGLTSGAVTNMVDRLSTAGLLERTPNPTDRRGSLLRLRPAGEAVVADYRERYAAMLRAVDSGHRGDLHAVLNDLATGLFEQAATAGPAPADAPD; this is encoded by the coding sequence GTGAGCGAGCAGGACGAGCACGACGCGATGGACCTGATGACCGCGTTCGACGCCGTCGTGCGCGCCAACGCGAGCCTGGTGGGGCAGCTCAGCGCCCGCGCCGGCGTGCACGAGAGCGGCCTCCGTGCACTCGTGCTCATCAGCGACACCGGCTACTCCACCCCCACCGAGGTCGCCGGGTTCCTCGGCCTGACCTCCGGGGCCGTGACGAACATGGTCGACCGGCTCTCGACGGCGGGACTCCTCGAGCGCACGCCGAACCCGACCGACCGGCGCGGATCACTGCTGCGTCTGCGTCCAGCGGGCGAGGCCGTCGTCGCGGACTACCGGGAGCGCTACGCCGCCATGCTCCGCGCGGTCGACTCCGGCCACCGTGGGGACCTGCACGCGGTCCTCAACGACCTGGCCACGGGGCTGTTCGAGCAGGCCGCCACCGCCGGCCCTGCCCCGGCGGACGCCCCGGACTGA
- a CDS encoding RHS repeat-associated core domain-containing protein yields MSLGDAGKLTVDNTSGGATLDLVVSIQGYFVQNNPGGGFTPQTGRLADTRTGTSIPSGSSIAVQVAGARAGVPTVEAGLSAVAMTVTAVNQDTRAASAKVWADGAAEPGIQSLYSEEGSIQTTTVIAPVGSNGNIRIKNQGAGTLNFVVDLQGTYNSLPGGPADTNQTGQRTSATRLPFTVSDQTSASVDVGTGNLMVSTAAMSLPGATSSAPIGAAYNSRSTHEANTATMDANRWQYSLASAGTLTANALGVVYLDAQGTAWQFTRAGTGAFTTPAGLQQTLTRTLSATDEYQLKGWTTNQIIHFNLAGLPKSIEDRNSNTVRFTYDSTKTFAFTSIVSTAGSDGAKTLQSSYANGVQTFTQTSGSSSRSVSWTKNATGDITTYTDATGKKTTFGYTSGDLTSITAPNGGVTSFTYDGNDRVTKVSQSNTTAGSPGTAVTRLSYVSDTSTQVADPRSDQSATVANAKHTTYTLDSKDLVTKTVDPINRERSKSYNSANNGVATSQVGAAGADSTGTTSNKYDKNDSQSLTASQSGSGSSSSAEYGSSSSAAAYLPSKVTSSSSSSSSMEYDDYGNQTSSQSGSVAGSKATIDYNGDGTVKQATAPGNSGNPTKYTYDANKQLSKITPPTGTSVGVKDYTYDAFGRVKTETDGRGNTTTFGYDNDDRGTTTSFSDGTATVTNTYDANGNQTGQASATGTITNGYDQQNRIVSTVNSAGGGQVSYGYDLAGNTVTVTDAQGTVTHDYDSSGALTTTTYPSGAGTAKQLYKTDKNSGRRTDVWLNATPNPDTSKDPEVWEAHQKTTYDKSGKITRIQAWGDENRSNPIVDTTYCYIADTTAGGTCAANEANDRDKLQWSKDNTTNQADSGLVTEYGYKSDDDAPTDRLTSVTQTGGSKPTNWKFTYDDAGNRTRALATDVASGDVKTDTKFSFNAVGQITTAGYQYDGTGNMTAAPGETFTYNGAQQMTASTKDGVKTSYTYAGADMNKLLSQATDGGKAYQYTYGTSDRNGVPVITARIVAGVGTASVLSDPASGRPLDLRTTDGTTSMWVIDGIGNPAAAITDKGAKAYVVSYSPYGGETVSYGDTSAQWQQNPYGFKGGIRSSSTSNGLTKFGYRWQTAKTGTWTERDTLDAPLSPSNANRYSYAGGNPINLSDSTGRVAGVKYLDEVIGGVITGQQLDQAVGTGDSKQVAQAVTGEIVGTAVSATCAGVTASLTGGAALVAVGGCFAAGEIAGSYASTGKAPWQ; encoded by the coding sequence GTGTCCCTTGGGGACGCCGGCAAGCTGACGGTCGACAACACCAGCGGCGGTGCGACGTTGGACCTCGTCGTCAGCATCCAGGGCTACTTCGTTCAGAACAACCCGGGTGGCGGATTCACCCCGCAGACCGGCCGGCTGGCGGACACTCGTACCGGCACAAGCATCCCCTCGGGGAGCTCCATCGCGGTGCAGGTCGCCGGCGCACGCGCAGGAGTGCCGACGGTCGAAGCCGGCCTCTCCGCAGTTGCGATGACCGTCACCGCCGTCAATCAGGACACTCGTGCCGCTTCGGCGAAGGTCTGGGCGGATGGTGCGGCTGAGCCGGGGATCCAGTCGCTGTACAGCGAGGAAGGGTCGATACAGACGACCACCGTCATCGCTCCGGTCGGTTCCAACGGCAACATCCGCATCAAGAACCAGGGTGCGGGCACCTTGAACTTCGTCGTCGACCTGCAGGGCACCTACAACTCCCTGCCCGGCGGCCCGGCAGACACGAACCAGACGGGCCAGCGCACGTCCGCGACTCGGTTGCCGTTCACCGTCTCTGACCAGACCTCCGCTTCTGTCGATGTCGGTACGGGCAACCTGATGGTCTCGACCGCAGCAATGAGCCTGCCGGGTGCGACGTCGTCGGCGCCGATCGGCGCCGCCTACAACTCTCGGTCCACGCACGAGGCGAACACCGCGACGATGGACGCCAACCGGTGGCAGTACAGCCTCGCCAGCGCAGGTACCCTCACGGCGAACGCGCTCGGTGTCGTGTACCTCGACGCACAGGGCACCGCGTGGCAGTTCACACGTGCCGGCACCGGCGCCTTCACAACCCCGGCCGGGCTGCAGCAAACCCTCACCCGCACCCTCAGTGCGACAGACGAATACCAGCTGAAGGGGTGGACGACGAACCAGATCATCCACTTCAACCTCGCCGGCTTGCCGAAGTCGATCGAGGACCGCAACAGCAACACGGTCCGCTTCACGTACGACAGCACCAAGACCTTCGCGTTCACCTCCATCGTCTCCACCGCCGGTTCTGATGGCGCCAAGACGTTGCAGTCGTCCTACGCGAACGGTGTGCAGACGTTCACGCAAACCAGCGGCAGCTCGTCGCGGTCGGTCTCGTGGACGAAGAACGCCACCGGGGACATCACCACCTACACCGACGCGACCGGCAAGAAGACGACGTTCGGGTACACGAGCGGCGACCTCACCTCGATCACTGCACCGAACGGCGGCGTCACGTCGTTCACCTACGACGGCAACGACCGGGTGACGAAGGTCTCCCAGTCGAACACGACGGCCGGTTCGCCCGGAACCGCAGTGACCCGGCTGTCCTACGTCAGCGACACCTCCACCCAGGTCGCGGACCCCCGCTCGGACCAGAGCGCGACGGTCGCGAACGCGAAGCACACCACGTACACGCTGGACAGCAAGGACCTGGTCACCAAGACCGTCGACCCGATCAACCGCGAGCGGTCGAAGTCGTACAACTCGGCCAACAACGGTGTCGCCACCTCCCAGGTCGGCGCGGCCGGCGCCGACAGCACCGGCACGACCTCGAACAAGTACGACAAGAACGACAGCCAGTCCCTGACGGCATCCCAGTCGGGCTCCGGTTCGTCGTCGTCAGCGGAGTACGGCTCGTCCTCGTCCGCCGCGGCGTACCTGCCCTCGAAGGTCACGAGCAGCTCCAGCTCGAGCTCGAGCATGGAGTACGACGACTACGGCAACCAGACGTCGTCCCAGTCGGGCTCGGTCGCCGGGTCGAAGGCGACGATCGACTACAACGGTGACGGCACCGTGAAGCAGGCGACCGCGCCGGGCAACTCCGGCAACCCGACGAAGTACACCTACGACGCGAACAAGCAGCTGTCGAAGATCACGCCGCCGACCGGCACCAGCGTCGGGGTGAAGGACTACACCTACGACGCGTTCGGTCGGGTGAAGACCGAGACGGACGGCCGTGGCAACACGACCACGTTCGGCTACGACAACGACGACCGGGGCACCACGACGTCATTCAGTGACGGCACCGCCACCGTGACGAACACGTACGACGCGAACGGCAACCAGACCGGTCAGGCTTCAGCGACCGGCACGATCACCAACGGCTACGACCAGCAGAACCGGATCGTCAGCACGGTGAACTCTGCCGGGGGCGGGCAGGTGTCGTACGGCTACGACCTCGCCGGGAACACCGTCACGGTCACGGACGCGCAGGGCACTGTCACGCACGACTACGACTCGTCCGGTGCGCTGACCACGACGACGTACCCGAGTGGCGCCGGCACCGCGAAGCAGCTGTACAAGACCGATAAGAACAGCGGCCGCCGCACGGACGTATGGCTCAACGCAACTCCCAACCCGGACACGTCGAAGGATCCGGAGGTGTGGGAAGCGCACCAGAAGACGACCTACGACAAGTCCGGCAAGATCACACGCATCCAAGCGTGGGGCGACGAGAACCGGTCGAACCCGATCGTTGACACCACGTACTGCTACATCGCGGACACCACTGCGGGCGGCACCTGCGCCGCGAACGAGGCAAACGACCGCGACAAGCTGCAGTGGTCCAAGGACAACACCACCAACCAGGCCGACTCCGGCCTGGTCACGGAGTACGGATACAAGTCCGACGACGACGCCCCGACGGACCGGCTCACCTCGGTGACCCAGACCGGCGGCTCCAAGCCGACCAACTGGAAGTTCACGTACGACGACGCTGGCAACCGCACCCGCGCTCTCGCCACCGACGTTGCGTCGGGTGATGTGAAGACCGACACAAAGTTCAGCTTCAACGCCGTCGGTCAGATCACCACCGCCGGCTACCAGTACGACGGCACGGGCAACATGACCGCCGCTCCGGGGGAGACCTTCACATACAACGGTGCGCAGCAGATGACCGCCTCCACAAAGGACGGCGTCAAGACCAGCTACACCTACGCCGGCGCCGACATGAACAAGCTGCTCTCCCAGGCCACCGACGGCGGCAAGGCGTACCAGTACACGTATGGAACGTCCGACCGCAACGGTGTCCCCGTGATCACCGCGCGTATCGTCGCTGGTGTCGGGACCGCGTCCGTGTTGAGTGACCCGGCAAGCGGCCGTCCGCTGGATCTTCGGACCACGGACGGGACCACGAGCATGTGGGTCATCGACGGCATCGGTAACCCCGCCGCCGCGATCACGGACAAGGGTGCGAAGGCGTATGTCGTGTCGTACTCCCCGTACGGCGGCGAGACCGTCTCCTACGGCGACACCAGTGCGCAGTGGCAGCAGAACCCCTATGGGTTCAAGGGCGGAATCCGTTCCAGCAGCACCAGCAACGGACTGACCAAGTTCGGGTACCGCTGGCAAACCGCAAAAACCGGCACCTGGACTGAACGTGACACCCTCGACGCGCCGCTCAGTCCGTCGAACGCTAACCGCTACTCGTATGCTGGTGGTAATCCAATCAACTTGTCCGACTCGACTGGGCGTGTTGCTGGGGTGAAGTATTTGGACGAAGTCATTGGTGGCGTGATCACCGGCCAACAGCTGGACCAAGCCGTTGGCACTGGCGACTCAAAGCAGGTAGCCCAGGCCGTTACTGGAGAGATCGTCGGCACTGCAGTTAGTGCCACTTGCGCCGGCGTCACCGCAAGTTTGACAGGTGGTGCCGCGCTCGTTGCAGTGGGCGGATGTTTCGCTGCTGGCGAGATCGCAGGTTCATACGCATCCACCGGAAAGGCTCCTTGGCAATGA
- a CDS encoding MFS transporter, which yields MSTRTARLRDALATPHVLPTFSAALTGRAAYALVLLPLLYAVSDATGSIAQAGVAVALYGAGASLLAPARAWLIDRHGARPVLGALVLLFGGAVAALAITSLADGPNALLMVLAVAAGAVAPPIGPTMRVAWGALVPEGDLLRKGLSFDAVVEELLYLVGPAVAGLALAVVDPGLALFVPAVLVVVGGLLFVATPTVGAMGGRPRGETVERRRSLLAERRFVAVLLPALVAGSISGSLSVAVPAVLSDHGGAAAAGVALGLFAGGSAVGGLVYGAVKVPGSPARQLVALALGLLTLSSLIAVVTGAVAVSVVVAAAGVFFSPVMIVAYMAAHTAGGEHRQNAATTWVNTSHNVGGAIGSALAGVLIAAAGTPFAVAVMATVALLLLVVSGVLARRR from the coding sequence ATGTCCACACGGACTGCGCGTCTTCGTGACGCGCTCGCAACACCACATGTCCTCCCGACCTTCTCCGCCGCACTGACCGGCCGCGCGGCGTACGCACTCGTCCTCCTCCCGCTCCTCTACGCCGTCTCCGATGCCACCGGCTCGATCGCACAGGCAGGCGTCGCGGTCGCCCTCTACGGCGCCGGCGCGAGCCTCCTGGCCCCTGCCCGCGCATGGCTCATCGACCGGCACGGTGCCCGCCCGGTCCTCGGGGCCCTCGTGCTCCTCTTCGGCGGGGCGGTCGCCGCGCTGGCGATCACATCGCTGGCGGACGGTCCGAACGCGCTGCTCATGGTCCTCGCCGTTGCCGCGGGCGCGGTCGCTCCGCCGATCGGACCGACCATGCGCGTCGCCTGGGGAGCGCTCGTCCCGGAAGGGGACCTGCTGCGCAAGGGACTGAGCTTCGATGCCGTCGTCGAGGAACTGCTCTACCTCGTCGGTCCGGCCGTCGCCGGGCTGGCGCTCGCGGTGGTCGACCCGGGACTCGCACTGTTCGTCCCGGCCGTGCTCGTCGTCGTCGGCGGTCTGCTGTTCGTCGCGACTCCCACCGTCGGAGCGATGGGCGGGCGTCCTCGTGGCGAGACCGTCGAACGTCGTCGTTCCCTGCTCGCAGAACGTCGGTTCGTCGCCGTCCTGTTGCCGGCGCTCGTCGCGGGCAGCATCTCCGGCAGTCTCAGCGTCGCCGTGCCGGCGGTCCTGTCCGACCACGGGGGTGCAGCTGCGGCCGGTGTGGCGCTCGGGCTGTTCGCGGGCGGGAGTGCCGTCGGTGGACTGGTCTACGGCGCGGTGAAGGTGCCCGGTTCCCCCGCGCGGCAACTCGTCGCACTCGCGCTCGGGCTGCTGACGCTCTCGTCACTCATCGCGGTGGTCACCGGTGCCGTGGCGGTCAGCGTCGTGGTCGCGGCCGCCGGCGTCTTCTTCTCCCCCGTCATGATCGTCGCGTACATGGCCGCGCACACTGCCGGTGGTGAGCACCGTCAGAACGCGGCGACCACCTGGGTCAACACGAGCCACAACGTCGGCGGCGCGATCGGCAGCGCACTGGCGGGGGTCCTCATCGCGGCCGCGGGCACGCCGTTCGCCGTCGCGGTGATGGCGACGGTCGCGCTCCTGCTGCTCGTCGTCTCCGGAGTGCTCGCCCGGCGACGATGA
- a CDS encoding VOC family protein, whose amino-acid sequence MSFTSVRIVTDDLDGLVAFYERVTGQQAERPAPVFAQFSGPGADLAIASTATVAMLDGAVTPAANRSVIIEFEVADVDGEFARLQLGSDDVVLEPTTMPWGNRSALVRDPDGNVVNLFSRPATD is encoded by the coding sequence GTGTCGTTCACATCCGTCCGCATCGTCACCGACGACCTCGACGGCCTCGTCGCCTTCTACGAACGGGTCACGGGCCAGCAGGCCGAGCGCCCCGCCCCGGTCTTCGCGCAGTTCAGCGGCCCCGGCGCGGACCTCGCGATCGCCAGCACCGCCACCGTCGCGATGCTCGACGGCGCCGTCACTCCCGCTGCCAACAGGTCGGTGATCATCGAGTTCGAGGTCGCCGACGTCGACGGTGAGTTCGCCAGGCTGCAGCTCGGCAGCGACGACGTCGTGCTCGAACCGACGACGATGCCCTGGGGCAACCGCTCCGCGCTCGTCCGTGATCCCGACGGCAACGTCGTCAACCTGTTCAGCAGGCCGGCGACCGACTGA
- a CDS encoding helix-turn-helix transcriptional regulator, with the protein MNRTDRLYGVVEELRAVSPRPRSARRLAERFDVSVRTIERDLAALQQSGLPIWAEPGRTGGYVIDAAATLGPAGFTLDEALAVVIGLSALQHSPFRQPARTAARKVLAVMPDRDAGRVNAVASRVHFLESGDEPVVPAEFAEALRADRVVRLRYQDASGAESTRDVEPLGSIAKDGQWYLIAWCRLRDGVRAFRGDRMLSVTVTGERPPVRTVRPEDLAIQYGRLRSVVDD; encoded by the coding sequence GTGAACCGCACCGATCGTCTCTACGGTGTCGTGGAGGAGCTGCGGGCAGTGTCACCGCGGCCGCGGAGCGCGCGTCGTCTCGCAGAACGGTTCGACGTGTCCGTGCGGACCATCGAGCGGGACCTCGCCGCACTGCAGCAGTCCGGTCTGCCGATCTGGGCGGAGCCCGGCCGGACCGGTGGGTACGTCATCGATGCCGCAGCCACGCTCGGCCCCGCGGGTTTCACGCTCGACGAAGCCCTCGCGGTGGTGATCGGACTCAGCGCGCTGCAGCACAGCCCGTTCCGGCAACCCGCCCGGACCGCCGCCCGGAAGGTGCTCGCGGTCATGCCGGACCGGGACGCGGGACGGGTCAACGCCGTCGCCTCCCGGGTGCACTTCCTCGAGAGCGGAGACGAGCCGGTCGTGCCGGCCGAGTTCGCCGAGGCGCTGCGCGCCGATCGTGTCGTGCGGCTGCGCTACCAGGACGCCAGTGGTGCGGAGTCCACCCGGGACGTCGAACCGCTGGGGTCGATCGCGAAGGACGGCCAGTGGTACCTCATCGCCTGGTGTCGGCTGCGGGACGGCGTGCGGGCGTTCCGCGGCGACCGGATGCTGTCGGTGACGGTCACCGGTGAACGGCCCCCGGTCCGCACCGTCCGGCCCGAGGACCTCGCGATCCAGTACGGACGACTCCGCTCGGTCGTCGACGACTGA